In Montipora foliosa isolate CH-2021 chromosome 13, ASM3666993v2, whole genome shotgun sequence, one DNA window encodes the following:
- the LOC137981686 gene encoding uncharacterized protein translates to MPEERNTSNWRGGFREVTLLLIYCVYLLDHMLKEDQGAKEVCSLDCYFCQGPLANCSSSITNRPCTPEDVFWSNVPAVCFYVYRTDVDDHVKGCYPRQDCLEVSKHCKEGTHKVPCVAQCCSEDLCNMGFGDTGCKMPGRPMTEDQKRKKRERERQRQNGTPVIA, encoded by the exons aTGCCAGAAGAAAGAAATACATCAAATTGGCGTGGTGGATTCAGAGAAGTCACTTTACTGCTGATATACTGTGTCTACCTGTTGGACCATATGCTAAAAGAGGATCAAG gtgccaaggaag tttgcAGCTTGGATTGCTACTTTTGTCAGGGTCCATTGGCGAATTGTTCTTCCTCTATCACAAACCGTCCATGCACGCCTGAAGACGTTTTTTGGTCTAACGTACCTGCGGTGTGCTTCTATGTATATCGCACTGACGTGGATGACCATGTTAAGG GATGCTATCCGAGACAGGATTGCTTAGAAGTTTCAAAACATTGTAAGGAAGGAACGCATAAAGTCCCATGTGTAGCGCAATGCTGCTCTGAGGACCTTTGCAACATGGGATTCGGTGATACAG gttgcaagatgcctggacggcctatgacagaagatcagaaacgaaagaagagagaaagggaACGACagcgacaaaacggtacaccagtaatagcttaa